The genomic segment NNNNNNNNNNNNNNNNNNNNNNNNNNNNNNNNNNNNNNNNNNNNNNNNNNNNNNNNNNNNNNNNNNNNNNNNNNNNNNNNNNNNNNNNNNNNNNNNNNNNNNNNNNNNNNNNNNNNNNNNNNNNNNNNNNNNNNNNNNNNNNNNNNNNNNNNNNNNNNNNNNNNNNNNNNNNNNNNNNNNNNNNNNNNNNNNNNNNNNNNNNNNNNNNNNNNNNNNNNNNNNNNNNNNNNNNNNNNNNNNNNNNNNNNNNNNNNNNNNNNNNNNNNNNNNNNNNNNNNNNNNNNNNNNNNNNNNNNNNNNNNNNNNNNNNNNNNNNNNNNNNNNNNNNNNNNNNNNNNNNNNNNNNNNNNNNNNNNNNNNNNNNNNNNNNNNNNNNNNNNNNNNNNNNNNNNNNNNNNNNNNNNNNNNNNNNNNNNNNNNNNNNNNNNNNNNNNNNNNNNNNNNNNNNNNNNNNNNNNNNNNNNNNNNNNNNNNNNNNNNNNNNNNNNNNNNNNNNNNNNNNNNNNNNNNNNNNNNNNNNNNNNNNNNNNNNNNNNNNNNNNNNNNNNNNNNNNNNNNNNNNNNNNNNNNNNNNNNNNNNNNNNNNNNNNNNNNNNNNNNNNNNNNNNNNNNNNNNNNNNNNNNNNNNNNNNNNNNNNNNNNNNNNNNNNNNNNNNNNNNNNNNNNNNNNNNNNNNNNNNNNNNNNNNNNNNNNNNNNNNNNNNNNNNNNNNNNNNNNNNNNNNNNNNNNNNNNNCCAAGAACGAGATGGTCTGGAGTCTATCCAGTCCAGGAACAGGGTTATTTCCCACACTATCAATGATGTAACTGTTACAGATCTTGATCCTCGTTGAAGTTGGAACTGTTTGACATAAACCATGCTTTAggtattccattttttttacagCTATAAGTTCCATTGAAACGGTTATGTGAGATATGTGACCTTATATATAGTCAATCAAAGTTTACAGACGAAGTCTTCTACCTTTGCTACAATGTAATATCagctctctcttttaatttttccaaATTGTATTTATGATCAATAACCAAGGGATTCTTGACGTATAATATCAAACCGGTTTGTTGACTTAACCAGTCCTATATCTTAGgccatttttttattaatgtttcTCGATGAAGAAGTAAGTGTCTTGCTTATCTATTGCTTTTCAGTACTTGTGTCATTTGTAACTTGAATATTGGTTCCACTTTGTTCCACACGGTCCTCACAACGTGTATTTATGGGTTAGGCTTTTCTCTCATGGCCAGTCAAGTCCTGGCAACCTGTATTTGTTTATGGGTGCCGCATGATTCATTGGCCTATTTTtcatttagaaaataataacgttctcaaaaagaagatattttaaagaCAATGACGGAGAGGCTGCCATTGATTGTCTTCCTTACTTCACATTTGTTTATATCTggtaagatatattttttttggtttgtttttgttaattgttgTGTTTCTAATCTAATGTTTTGTTGACAGGAGTGTTGTCAATGAGTATACTTACCGTCGAGAACAAATGCAATAACACAATTTGGCCGGTAATCTTCTCATTTGATTCACATATCTCCACCACCGGCTTCGCTCTTAGAAGCGGGGAAGCNNNNNNNNNNNNNNNNNNNNNNNNNNNNNNNNNNNNNNNNNNNNNNNNNNNNNNNNNNNNNNNNNNNNNNNNNNNNNNNNNNNNNNNNNNNNNNNNNNNNAGAGATAGAggattgagagattgagagattgagagagaaggagagcTCGATGTgtttgagagaaaaggagagtGAAGAGGTTTGAGAGAAAAAACCTAGATCGAGTAGTCAAAGGAAATAAGAAGTGCGTATAAGTGTTTTGCCTAGTTATTAACGAACCGACGTCGCAATGTAGTCGCAAAACGGTCGCTGTATaaaaatttgggggaaaaaaaacgCGTAAATAATTGGacaaatttcacaaaattattgGTGGGAACATAAACCGCCAAAACAGGGtggcaaaacagtcgcaaaaacAGTAGCAACGGTTGCAAAGCAATCTCAAGACAGTTGCAAAGTGGTGGCAaagtgttactcttttgtgactgtattttaatagtcaatttaaaagtttgattttcacacatattCATTGTTAAGATTGAAATTTATGACCTTAAAAATGTTTTAGGGTCTAAATTCAGTCAAATACAAGTATAAATGTATATCTAAGGATGTACATAcatctcaaaaatgaaatttaagatacaaaaataaCAAGAGTGGGAAAAGAGTCGCAGAAACGttgctaattcaggtgttagtcgcttaTTAGTCGCAACTCGGTTGCAAAGCAGTCTCAAGACAGTTGCAAAGTNGAGGAATCGGAGGCGGTGTAAGTATCCTCCGCGGTGGATGACTACTCGACGGTTGAAGTGACGGTTGGTTTGTCCTCGACAGTGGATGACTACTCGACGGTTGGTTTGTCGGGGGAAACTGTGAAGGACGGCTTTGATGTGAATGGGTTGCAGACTGTGTCGCAGAGTGTGTGCGTTCAGAAGGGTTAGACGAATGAGAAGAGGATCTGCTACCACTGAAGATTCGGACACCGTTGGCGGTTCTGCCACCGCGACCTCTGGAAGCAACCTTGGTCTTAGGAGGCATCGGATCgacgattgagagagagagagagagagagaagaaaaagatttaaagAGATAGAggattgagagattgagagattgagagagaaggagagcTCGATGTgtttgagagaaaaggagagtGAAGAGGTTTGAGAGAAAAAACCTAGATCGAGTAGTCAAAGGAAATAAGAAGTGCGTATAAGTGTTTTGCCTAGTTATTAACGAACCGACGTCGCAATGTAGTCGCAAAACGGTCGCTGTATAaaattttgggggaaaaaaaacgCGTAAATAATTGGacaaatttcacaaaattattgGTGGGAACATAAACCGCCAAAACAGGGtggcaaaacagtcgcaaaaacAGTAGCAACGGTTGCAAAGCAATCTCAAGACAGTTGCAAAGTGGTGGCAaagtgttactcttttgtgactgtattttaatagtcaatttaaaagtttgattttcacacatattCATTGTTAAGATTGAAATTTATGACCTTAAAAATGTTTTAGGGTCTAAATTCAGTCAAATACAAGTATAAATGTATATCTAAGGATGTACATAcatctcaaaaatgaaatttaagatacaaaaataaCAAGAGTGGGAAAAGAGTCGCAGAAACGttgctaattcaggtgttagtcgcttaTTAGTCGCAACTCGGTTGCAAAGCAGTCTCAAGACAGTTGCAAAGTGGTGGCAaagtgttactcttttgtgactgtattttactagtcaatttaaaagtttgattttcacacattaggAGCTTATTTGCATCCATACATCACTCATACTAGtagtaaagagtatataaaataggaagagcatgtaaaacattgcttttaaaacataagaattacattttcctaaagtcctacacattcttccatggtgacatgtttttacaaagatggctttggaacatatgcatgtattcattgttaacattgaaatttatgaccttaaaaaagttttagttactaaattcagtcaaatacaagtataaatgtatatctaaggatgtacatacatctcaaaaatgaaatttaattcccAAAAATAACAAGAGTGGGAAAAGAGTCGCACAAACGttgctaattcaggtgttagtcgcttaTTCGTCGCAATACGGTTGCAAAGCGAAACGTTGCTATATTGTTTAGTTACTAAACGGTCGCTAATGTGCGACTCTTTTGtgactatattttactttaagaTACTAATTTTACTTGCAAATTTCCAGATTAATCAAGCTATTAAGTTTTACTATAATTGAAataagtttatttgattttaacatagagacaatattttacaaatcagaTGCACATTTAGTCTTCATATGCaagttcttcatcttcatcttcatcttcggaTGTTGACAAGTTACATTGAAATTCGtcttctccttcaccatcttctATCTCAAAATCGATTGGTTCATCTTGATGACTCTCGTCGACTAAACTCTCAATGATGATTTCTTCAACCAAAGTCGGAGTTGCCTCAATAACAGTTTGTTGCAATATAACCAAATCATCATCGTTAAACTTCCCTTGAACAACATTCCTCGGATTAACTTTGCACACTGTAAGCCACGATTTGCGAGGTCGTTTAGTGTATGGATATGACAGATAACACACTTGATCAGCTTGAGAACCTATATAAAGAAACggaacatattaattaattagcttGAGAACCtatatagtaaattaattaaaatatttagtgaaAAGAAActtaacctaaaataaaaggttCGTAATTTCGGTATTTTCTTGACGGAAGCACGTCTACGATGCCTCCATTTGTCATGCGGATACCTTTGCCAACCGTTGGGTCAAACCAGTCACAGTAGAAAAGTGTTATCTTTAGGTTAATAATGCCAGGATACTCGAGCTCGATTATGTTTTCAATGGTCCCAAAAAAATCATCCTCCATAGATGCTTCAGAATAATTTTGCCCTCGGACACATACCCCATAATTCATTGTCTTTTTCGTCTGCCCGTGTTCACGCGTGTGAAACATGTAACCTCTGGTAAAATACATGGGCCACGACTTGACTTTGTTTTCTGGACCATCAACCAATTCATGAACCCATGGAGGAAAACTTTGGATATGTTTCATTGTAGACACCTacagaagaaataaatataaattgtcgGAAGTGAACCcattcaataaaatattttttttatattaaactatttacaTATACTTACATATTGGCAAACCCAATCGCTAAAATCTTCATCTCTTTTCGATGTGACTTCATCATCAGTGAGTTCTGGATATTCATACCGAATTTGATCGTCCAACACACTGTTTTTCCCAACATATAGAAGACAATTAATCCATAAATATATTGAAGAGAAATTGCTATAAAAATAATCTGAAACATATACCTCTCTAGGGGACGAAAGTAATCACAATTCCGCAATACATATGCATGTGCGCATTTTTGATCTTTATCAGACAGCCAAAACTCTGTAACTTGGCCACTAGGACGACCGATTTGAGTGAATATATCTGGTACGGGTACTAGATATACAGGAACCTCACCCGCATCATATCGCAATGacctgaaaaatatttaaaactttaagtAGCCTTACATGTTAATTTAAAAGaccattatatattataatgtaaGTATGAAATACCTCCTTCTACTAGCTGTAGAAATGGTTGAAGCAAAGTAGTGTTCTGAGAAGTATGATATCTCATCATTAATATATGATTGAACGATTGATCCCGCtggatatcttttgttcttcgcCTTCCCTTTCAAGCGTTTGAAAAACCTTTCGAAgggatacatccacctatactGGACTGGACCACCAAGTTCGGCTTCGTATGGTAGATGTACAGGAAGGTGCTCCATGACATCAAAGAACGAAGGTGGGAATATTTTCTCCAAATTGCACAAAATCATCACAATATTCGCTTTCAGGACTTGGACATGACTTATCTCCAATGATCGACTGCATAAGTCACGGAAAAATGATCCAATCCctacaatatataaataaaatcattaattaatttgacatatatataaaattaaattgctatatatatatatatatatatatcaaatttttaccTGATATTGCAAGATGGACGTCACGTGGTAACAACTCTGCAAACACAAATGGAAGCAATCGTTCCATAAAGACATGGCAATCATGGCTTTTCATTCCTGAAAACTTTCCATCCTTGATGTCTGCACAACTAGCTAAATCAGCTACATACCCATCTGGAAATTTAACATCTTCTTTGACCCATTGAAGTAGGCTTTTTTTCCCTTTCGCACTCAATCTCCAAATAGGAAAAGGAGCTCTCCCACCAGCATCAACATGCAATTGACTTCGATCACAAAATCTTGCAACATCCAATCGGGACCTCACATTGTCTTTTGATCTGTCTTTCACATTCATAACAGTGTACATGAGATTATCGAGAATATTTTTCTCAATATGCATCACATCAAGATTGTGTCGTAAGTTAAGATCGGTCCAATACGGGAGCTTCCACAAGATGCTTTCTTTGTGCCAATTATGCCAACTTCCATAACCATCCACTTTATTTTCATGCCCATTTCCTCCGCAGTCAGAAGTCTTTGGCGGCTCGGCATTTCTTATACGCTCATGTAAGACCTGTTCACCCGTCAAATATTGCGGTGGATAGTCGTTCACTGCGTGTTTGCCTTTGAGAAAGTGTTTTTTATCCTTTCGCATTGGATGATTAGCAGGAAGAAATCTCCTGTggcaatcaaaccaacatgtcttcctaCCAGCTGGCAATTGAAATGCATTTGTATCGTCCATACAAATTGGGCAAGCTAATCTTCCGTGTGTTGTCCATCCTGACAACATGCCATATGCTGGGAAATCGCTGATAGTCCACAAAAGGACAGCTTTAAGGTTGAAATTTTGATCTAAGGACACATCATATGCCTCCACTCCATTATACCATAACTCTGTTAACTCATCGACCAATGGTTGGAGAAAAACGTCAAGACTAGCTCGTGGATGATTCGGTCCTGAATTCAA from the Camelina sativa cultivar DH55 chromosome 12, Cs, whole genome shotgun sequence genome contains:
- the LOC109127920 gene encoding uncharacterized protein LOC109127920, giving the protein MWNNPSRAWMYNRIDPFTNHISSDYSAGVEEFIDFACSHAQNSRGRFYCPCVVCHNSKSLKAASVSNHLLSRGFMPNYYVWYEHGEDYDVVGEGTSSHYANNTDYASASEPIGFDGENIYAGMVNDAFHGSVPYNEYHEHESGNDHVHEQPTQEAKRFYDMLAAANTPLYDGCREGQSQLSLAARFMNNKVDYNLSENCMDSWTGLFTEYLPEGNQATGSYYETETLMRKLGLPCRTYDVCIDNCMLFWKDDEKLEHCKFCGKPRYKASEGRTRIPFSKMWYLPIAERLKRMYQSEKTAAFMRWHAEHSSKEGLMCHPSDAAEWKNFQQLHPSFAAEPRNVYLGLCTDGFNPFGMSKHHSLWPVILTPYNLPPGMCMNTEYLFLTILNSGPNHPRASLDVFLQPLVDELTELWYNGVEAYDVSLDQNFNLKAVLLWTISDFPAYGMLSGWTTHGRLACPICMDDTNAFQLPAGRKTCWFDCHRRFLPANHPMRKDKKHFLKGKHAVNDYPPQYLTGEQVLHERIRNAEPPKTSDCGGNGHENKVDGYGSWHNWHKESILWKLPYWTDLNLRHNLDVMHIEKNILDNLMYTVMNVKDRSKDNVRSRLDVARFCDRSQLHVDAGGRAPFPIWRLSAKGKKSLLQWVKEDVKFPDGYVADLASCADIKDGKFSGMKSHDCHVFMERLLPFVFAELLPRDVHLAISGIGSFFRDLCSRSLEISHVQVLKANIVMILCNLEKIFPPSFFDVMEHLPVHLPYEAELGGPVQYRWMYPFERFFKRLKGKAKNKRYPAGSIVQSYINDEISYFSEHYFASTISTASRRRSLRYDAGEVPVYLVPVPDIFTQIGRPSGQVTEFWLSDKDQKCAHAYVLRNCDYFRPLESVLDDQIRYEYPELTDDEVTSKRDEDFSDWVCQYVSTMKHIQSFPPWVHELVDGPENKVKSWPMYFTRGYMFHTREHGQTKKTMNYGVCVRGQNYSEASMEDDFFGTIENIIELEYPGIINLKITLFYCDWFDPTVGKGSQADQVCYLSYPYTKRPRKSWLTVCKVNPRNVVQGKFNDDDLVILQQTVIEATPTLVEEIIIESLVDESHQDEPIDFEIEDGEGEDEFQCNLSTSEDEDEDEELAYED